TTTAATCATTTAGAAATATCACACTCTTCATTTTAAcgaaaacaacaaaaatcagCACAGATCTCCATCTTCCATCACAGACATCCACTCTCTGGGAACACATGGTAGATTTTTTGTGACGAGTTCACGCAAACAGATCCACAAACTGGCCGGCACTATTCCTCACTTCATTGTTGAACTCTGTGATCTCTTTGTTCTTTTCGTCAATGTACTCCTGGATAAAAGTCTCTAAACCTGCaaataaatgtgaaatataCGGTAGTCTCAACAGAGTGCTTGAGTGTATGGATTGAAGGATTTGTACCAAGGTTCTGGAAACACCAACTAGTATCAGGCCTACattgtattcatttatttttggtttACTTACTTGGATGAAGGTCCTGTTTTTCTCCATCAAAGCTGACAAACTGAGTTCCATTGTAGAACCATCCAGCTGGTAATGGGTCCAAATGATGCTGTTTCTGCAAAATTCAATAGGTTTGCATGTTGTAAGCTAATCTTAATAGTATACTAGTACATTACacacattaaaattttaaagccaGGTGAAATAAAATCagacaaaaactttaaaaaaatatttttttttaaaagagtctCTATTCAAAGTATCAGTACTGTATTTTCATGTATGTACGTAACATTTAAAAAGTTACGGTaaactgtaaaatatttatgaagcaaaaacaaaaagcaTTGGAACAAAGCTTCAGGCCAGGAAATGAAACagatttattttccttttaaagTGCATtctgataaaaagaaaatgtcattTACATGAATCTTCTTGATTTCCTCCTTAGTTAGGTCTTTCTTGGATATTGGTTTCTTCAATTCTGGTTTCTGTGATATAGAAGCATACCGTAATATGTACACATGCAGTTATGACTTTGAAACTTAGATAAAATCATGGTTAGAAAattttttagaaacattttataaattattttctggCAATAAATTGTATTATCTGAATAAgtgtaaaaaaagttttttgctTTCAATTTGAATTTATGCAGAGCTCTTATTTTCAAGGAGCTAGGagtagtctaaaaatggccacttTAAGGGTACAGCTAAAGCATTCCACTGACCTGTCTCCCACAGGTCCGCAACCAGTCTTTGACCTGGTTGATCTGTAACTGATGCCCCGTGAACACCAGACAATGCTTCTTACGTGACAGGTGAAGACCATCACCATTAGCGACACTTTTATTTGCGTGTTTGTTCACACTCAGTTGGTCAGATGTTACAATGTATTGGACATCCATCAAACCTTCAGAATCTGTTATATGACAAGAAGTAAATCATCGATGTTGAATACAGTAAACATGTGAACAGATTTATAACAAATTCTCACTAACAACAAGGTCAGTTTCATTcctcaacattttaaaacttattatatGTATCAGACAGATGTATCAAGAATTAGGCCTATAACAAATTAGAACTGTTTAACCTTTAATCGATAAGAGAAACATATACCTGTAAAAGTGGCATATCCATGCACCACAAAGATATTGCCTGAGAATGGGTAATGGGTTATCTGGCCTTTCAGTCCTATAAGATATGCAGTTTACAAAGTCAAgatatataatgtacatgttcACTGTACCAACATACCCAAAAGTTcatacatacaaaatatataaagttaGAACATGTTTTTATCCATGTGTCAATGCACTTTACATGTTTTGGAATGATTTAGGCAAGgagtcaaattaaaataatgaattaaagatagtttctctatatttaaaatcaatttggcTAAAGGTATAGAGAATGCATATCGTTGTAGAATGAATATTCTATCAGTAATATGTATGGTATGTTATAGCCTACCTCTGAGCTTGTTGATGAAGGTGTTCCTTACGAGAGGCTGTGAGAACGTCACCTCAGTGTCCTCCATCGTAAAGGACAAAGAAGATGGTGTCTTGTACAGTCCTAGAGACCTGTGCATaaaatgtcaacatttataCAGACAATCTTTCTGAAATAATGGGTAAAAAGTTCCATTACACTCTGTTCCCATGAGGAGGGGATAAttgttagaagaaaaaaaacagatgTTCCTTTCTAAACAAGAGCTTTAACTGTTACATTGAAACACAGATAAATACATACTGTACTTGTAAGcaaaaccccccccccccctctccaaaaaaacccacaatactagtactttttaaaaattcaaaatctaaTGCAACAGGTATGTGTTTCTATTTTATTCCCTAGATTTGCAAAGGGGAACAGTATGGCAATGAAATTCATAAATGAGGCAGCATTTGACTCAATGTAGGGACctaacaattatccctttcctcAAAATGTTCTCAGTGGAGCTAGGTATGatttacacatttttataaacaatcaaacaatACTCACCAGCCTGGACACAACATTTCTCTGGCTCTGACTTTTTTGTTCTCCATAAATGCTGTTTCGGACAAAATGGCATCAACATCCATACTTCTGCAACAAGTAAGGGGAAAGGAAATTAGTTGTACGAAACAGTAACTGTCTTAAGTAAGGttcagaaaatgaaaaataaattggcaATCCTAGCTGGTTTACCTTTTAACATTCCCCTTTTCAGCAAGAAAGAAAGCAACGTCTGAGTTCACACTGCGTAAAAGGTTCTGGATTTCTTCTAGACTAGAGTTCTAGAGTAAAACGGAGTAGAAGAGTTTTAAAGAAAGTCATTTAAATGGACAGGTTATGAAAGATTCAAAGTATGgtcatttttaatcaaatgtacTGTTCTTGTGATTACTGTTAATCAAGAAACTTCCTTCTATACCTGTTGTATGGAGGTAGCAGAggtaatcaaaatattgttcacaAAGCCTTGATTACATTGGTTCAGCAGATTTGGATATGTTAACCTAAAAAGAGtaaagagatttaaaaaaaatttcatagcctagatggtacatgtatcttcaaAAATAGCTCTTTTTTATTTGGGCACTCTCAAAAAACCTGAATAATTATTTACCAATGCTCAACACTGGCTTAAGTATGTAAgcttaagaaataaacattaaacTTCAAAAGCGgttataaatcattgattatCTAAAAATTCCAAATTAACAGACCGTCATCTGTAACAAACATTTATGAGGATATATACTGGAACAGAgatagaatacatgtacacgttTTTGTATTGTTCTAAGGGTACTGGAAATAAATATACCTACCTGTGCTCAATGAATGAAATGAAAGGGTCTATGCATACTGTGACAGAACCTGGAAAAAAGTGGACGAGTTGAGTACATTGAATTATTGttcttacaaaaatattgatttcatttgaaatatctGACATGAGTTTCCACCTTAATGACCAACAGGAAAACTATATTTGTGCATTCTTACCAATGCGGACATGAGACTGCACGTCAGGATTTGGGTGGTTTAAGATGGCACTGATCACATCCTTAATATCTGTATACCTGCCacagacaaaacaaaaaatatacatgtattgtaaaaccTCTGAAAACTCTGTCTTTCATTGTACAACTTTATAACATGCAGTTCAATACAATAATTAATACAGTTAATACAGTTTAATACAGTTGATACAGTttaatacagttgaacttcgatatctcgaatactgatatctcaaatacaaagGATATGTCTAAGTGATTTGCAAGTCACAACagcttattttttaagtattttactctcgatatctcaaatactcggatatctcgaagtttttaaacagtcccatctagttcgagataactaAGTTTGACTGTAATTGAAAATTCTTTACAGATACAGGTAGAATGTGTCTGTgaaagtatcaaattttttatgttcaaatatttttacgAAGATGTAATTCCTTATACAAGGAAGACAACCCTGAGGGTGGGTtgtcttcattttctgacgAAATATTTATTTACCCTGGAGTGACGAGTAGGAGCCTGTGACTGGTGTCTGAAGCACTGAGTCGTCGCCTCATCGCATTCCACATCTTGGACAGTGTGCCCTGTAATTCTCCAAACAAGACTGACTTAGTAGCCCCAACTGTTTGCCTTAGTACTGTCCATCTGCAATACATcagttaaattttataaacacatgaaatataatatgtaaaattcctaaatatgcataataatatttattctactttttcaatttttccttAAAGTACAGAAATATGAGAGAAATACAAGTACCATAGAATACACGTGCCATTTCAAGAAGCATATAGAGTGTTCTGGTATGTTTGTCATTGGTATAGGGTGACATAAGATTCCAAAACTTTTCTATCACCTTTGGGCGAATATTTTTGTAAGTTGCCCTCAAAGCAATGAAATGTACAAGTATATTGTATGAATGATGTTAACTGACCTTATGTGGCTCTCGGTGAGGTACAACAAAGTATCACACAATTGTTCCTTATGGCTTCCCGGAATACCCCCTAGTATAGTCACAGTGATCTGTAAAAGAAGATCAGGAAATTACAGTTACAGTTAAAATTTGAGAATAATATTCCGTACATATCCAAGACCCACAGAGCATATAACAGACAAAAATGCCAGAGATACACACCCCATGGAAATTTGAAATGGGGACAACATTTTCTGATGGATTAGTTGCTACTTCCTCTGCCTCCTGAAGCATGATGGGTAATGAGGTCGTTGGAAGTGATGTCACACTGCTAACACTAAAATGAGTCATGAATCTGGAAAGAGAAATGATATTCATGTGAATCGCCAACCTGGCATACTTCACCGTATAAGTTGGATTAAAGTATTATATACCAGTACATCTGtagtgtaaatattaaaaatgtttctctaaatatatgaaaatcTAAGACAGCAGATGAATATGCAATTTATAATTGTGGATTATCTCCTTGcgacaatttcaattttaacacATCAAGTCAATgttaactttatacatgtattatcataatGTGTACATAGAAAAGAATTGTATTACTTGTCAAGGTTTGAAAATTTTCCTTGGACGTGATGATATGGGGAGGACGGATGAAACTCGTTGTTGAACTCCAGCTGAAGTTGTTGAGCTCTACAAATATAATATGATTGACTGCATGaaaatatagtacatgtacaaaccaCAGAAAGCAATACAGGTTtgaaatgtcaattttcttaaCACTAACTACTTCTGGTGTCTAGAATTtagacaaaacaaaatattggtttaaaattaatgtaaaattagtTTTTGCAAGCCCAGATGGGAAATTCAGTACATACGTTTGTTGAAAGGCTGGTGGATAACTCTCGGCGAGATCAACATGGGGTAAACTGTCATATGACTTCCACTCTGGTAAAACCTACAGAAAATGTCTTTGCTCACACTTTTTCTTGacacaaacatatatatcatgCATGTAAACTAGGAGTTATTAAATGCTATTCCTCAAACATATATATAGGTATGTTCCTTTGGCTGTCTCTGAGAAATAATTACTggtaaattgaaatagaaatGTAATTTTGTACTTGGCAACACAAATGTCACCTTATAAAAATCATTACCATTCAGTAATTATTTATTGTGAAATAGAAGCACTGAGCACTTTTAAACATATTACTGGTAAGTAACATGCTGAATTTAATTTGCAgattgaattacatgtacatttagagACATTCTCAGGTTTTGTGTGTTTTTGGGTAATACTCACTTCCTTAAACAAGCTCAGCTTTGCCTTGGACTTTGGGGCTACGGTTATGTAGATGATGTGGTCTTCCGATTGGAGGAATGCTGGGATATTGGACGGATACACCTCTACCATCAGAGCCACTAGTCTCTCCGATGAGTCCTGTTAAAACAAGGAATTGCTTATTACATTCAACAGAATTACACACAAGATCCAAAGTTGTTAGAATTGAACTTCTATACATAGTGTCAGCTAATTTCTTATgagaatataataaatattacaacTGAGTTGAATGGATTTTCTTTCTCATTTTATGAAGACAAATTCTGTCAGAGTTTTTATATTTctacataagtacatgtatcttctgCTACTGGTACTTACTCCCACAAACATTTTAATGGACTTAATGTTATCTTTGTCCAGGGACAAAACTAGGGACCGTTGAAAGACGAGGACTATGGCTGCTTCATAGGCAAACAGTTCAGCTAAAACAGACAacaaagtaatacatgtatgtgtataaaATAATAAGGCAAAGGCATGGGAAAAaccaatttttcatttaatattttgtatgaaGTTTGTACAATCACTCTTAATGTcgcaaatttttttcataaacccTCATCAAATTTGTTATGTATTTCACATTGATTGTAtggaataaatttatttaacacttttcatgaaatactgtaagcatataatatttgaattgtacaatattttgtataaaagattttttaataagtTAATAGCCTAAATTTAgtaaaatgcatttattatgGCACAGATAAATATATGCTAGACATTTCGAAGCGTTGAACTTGATGTAGCATAATCTGCTTTCCA
This is a stretch of genomic DNA from Crassostrea angulata isolate pt1a10 chromosome 4, ASM2561291v2, whole genome shotgun sequence. It encodes these proteins:
- the LOC128179565 gene encoding dynein axonemal assembly factor 9-like; this encodes MSQKFKRPSSARRHIKLETFSSFVSGARLRKVQELLKSDDGDNKPDAILCIAGIDSRYHEGSTELIDYLLFGFFERRKAELEQSGYEEEVIDDLIVLIRRHEVDIYCNPVNYHYLLPYVAHWTNLRFHCLLDTEYEDDEAAEEFKIQSFVAMMFGVKKVGIPHNILGHPAKFDHMMVEKWPIIQAFALEDYKGGGFFTLQKKVVDVGPQLSEVYSQVDPCSLEVLLIEQMTQFERQWQTLIDNLDINISTGIDKLTEEKVCEPLRSYYKHGSVGSEDTGGKQRQPFVLCGTNSRRIVIDDVRSCRKSVNSEISKCGIDSEPAKFMVCHGISPRGPLCCIRTYFLNEETSRTRMAVQSKAGSDSQADINPPVEDQDTKMLVDMYSIMVDSVLEGIQHYSRTLSVHKARARVVDQICEGCRAYPVLAKYIQRKSDIVFTIEAYDQDGRSHAVEEGTRSLFLKSASISLYDVPSTLVPGKTLGSLVFSEIFQDSVISIQKEDGTLELNGEALVLTSLIPRYKGWPLRSKADPSEALHSLNKYGRLMLPGEMVRVCTDKNLTHPVSTAELFAYEAAIVLVFQRSLVLSLDKDNIKSIKMFVGDSSERLVALMVEVYPSNIPAFLQSEDHIIYITVAPKSKAKLSLFKEVLPEWKSYDSLPHVDLAESYPPAFQQTAQQLQLEFNNEFHPSSPYHHVQGKFSNLDKFMTHFSVSSVTSLPTTSLPIMLQEAEEVATNPSENVVPISNFHGITVTILGGIPGSHKEQLCDTLLYLTESHIRWTVLRQTVGATKSVLFGELQGTLSKMWNAMRRRLSASDTSHRLLLVTPGYTDIKDVISAILNHPNPDVQSHVRIGSVTVCIDPFISFIEHRLTYPNLLNQCNQGFVNNILITSATSIQQNSSLEEIQNLLRSVNSDVAFFLAEKGNVKRSMDVDAILSETAFMENKKVRAREMLCPGWSLGLYKTPSSLSFTMEDTEVTFSQPLVRNTFINKLRGLKGQITHYPFSGNIFVVHGYATFTDSEGLMDVQYIVTSDQLSVNKHANKSVANGDGLHLSRKKHCLVFTGHQLQINQVKDWLRTCGRQKPELKKPISKKDLTKEEIKKIHKQHHLDPLPAGWFYNGTQFVSFDGEKQDLHPSLETFIQEYIDEKNKEITEFNNEVRNSAGQFVDLFA